A genomic stretch from Setaria viridis chromosome 1, Setaria_viridis_v4.0, whole genome shotgun sequence includes:
- the LOC117841474 gene encoding uncharacterized protein encodes MLGKCRRPAPRDGDGDCDGDATAILDDADLEEILLRLPSAADLARSAALVCRRWRRVSSAPAFLRRFRRLHPPQLLGFFICKGGRPDRYDVLNRSPLPVLDPTFLPVVAPNPGVGGAVGRCRDFSLSSLPTVDHWSLADSRDGLLLFCSSCDRSTNDRELPDLRDIPKHFAVCDPLSGHSILLPKPGAGLYLGSYYLGAALVISDKDEGGTGIFSFEVLIATYVLREGPCLCAFSSSSRQWVVLPCPDTYELYNYETPWIDDGARDSGHVYWVVHDWGMDYEHILVLDLQTKKFSTINLPCSGMCDKYNRNIKVMRSEGDRDLRVVAMAWSRCALHFWRHDRSRSAKGRWLKEDVMKFSGVDGLLDLRMAGGSGNSYLIRIVDAGEGFVFIKHYEAPWVFVLNLKEMTMQKLPNRERFCGHALPYRMALSPHLPNFREGNH; translated from the coding sequence ATGCTGGGGAAATGCcggaggccggcgccgcgggacggcgacggcgactgcGACGGCGACGCGACGGCCATCCTCGACGACGCGGACCTGGAGGAGATTCTCCTGCGCCTCCCCTCGGCGGCCGACCTAGCGCGCTCCGCCGCCCTCGTCTGCCGTCGCTGGCGCCGCGtctcctccgcccccgccttcctccgccggttccgccgcctccacccgcccCAGCTCCTCGGATTTTTCATCTGCAAAGGCGGCCGCCCCGACCGGTACGACGTGCTCAACCGGTCTCCCCTCCCGGTGCTCGACCCTACCTTCCTACCGGTGGTCGCGCCTAAtcccggcgtcggcggcgccgtcggccgATGCCGGGATTTCTCCCTCAGCTCGCTCCCCACAGTCGACCATTGGTCCCTCGCCGACTCTCGCGATGGCCTCCTGCTCTTCTGCTCGTCCTGCGACCGCTCTACCAATGATCGCGAGCTTCCGGACCTCAGGGACATCCCCAAGCACTTCGCCGTCTGCGACCCCTTGTCAGGCCACTCTATCCTCTTGCCCAAGCCTGGTGCCGGCCTGTACCTTGGGTCTTATTACCTAGGCGCTGCTTTGGTAATCAGTGACAAAGACGAGGGGGGCACTGGCATCTTCTCCTTCGAGGTGCTCATTGCAACATACGTTCTTAGGGAGGGGCCGTGCCTCTGTGCTTTCTCCTCAAGCTCACGACAATGGGTAGTGCTCCCATGCCCTGACACTTACGAACTTTACAATTATGAGACGCCCTGGATCGATGATGGTGCCCGTGACAGTGGGCATGTCTATTGGGTCGTACACGACTGGGGAATGGACTACGAGCATATCCTGGTGCTGGACTTGCAAACCAAGAAGTTCTCCACCATCAATCTGCCATGCAGCGGCATGTGTGATAAGTACAACAGGAACATCAAGGTCATGAGGAGCGAGGGTGACAGGGACCTCCGTGTCGTGGCAATGGCGTGGTCCCGCTGTGCACTCCATTTCTGGCGTCATGACAGGAGCAGGAGTGCCAAAGGCCGATGGTTGAAAGAGGATGTCATGAAGTTTTCGGGTGTGGATGGGTTGCTTGATCTCAGAATGGCAGGTGGATCTGGTAACAGTTATTTGATTAGGATTGTAGATGCTGGAGAGGGATTTGTTTTCATCAAGCACTATGAGGCTCCCTGGGTGTTTGTCCTCAATCTCAAGGAAATGACAATGCAAAAGCTGCCAAATAGGGAACGGTTCTGTGGGCATGCACTTCCCTACAGGATGGCTTTGTCTCCCCACTTACCAAATTTCAGAGAAGGGAACCACTGA
- the LOC117841473 gene encoding clathrin interactor EPSIN 2: MKKVFDQTVRDLKREVNKKVLKVPGIEQKILDATSNEPWGPHGSLLADIAQATNNYHEYQMIMNIVWKRINDTGKNWRHVYKGLIVLDYLVAHGTERVIDDIREHSYQISTLADFQYIDSSGRDQGSNVRRKSQSLVSLVNDKERIQEVRQKALTTRDKYRSAFATSGTHRSPGGYGGGYDNDRYEGSYGSRYDNRNGNGREREYGYRDEDRYGGPGDTPNREGDRYSRDSSERYGRDYREDEYKGSHSNHEYAEGSGRRSYGRERDSYGDDEAYSSRGRGSNADGPTQDERPIERKLSNQQIASPPPNYEDVTRDGQDNLPNDRNGGSVPAAVPKVSSPPVPATSVPAEQVNGVHDSTVEDVPAPPTAHAEPNGFDEFDPRGSVLDSSPPVNPAPVVNSLEMDLFGSDPISSLALVSVPQPTTTSNVEPPANSGFETNDFMGMPPTSSGFGEIDASNPFGDPTPFKAVHDESPAVPQTNAAPAGSIQSTGPGADANPFQAASAASFGFGDTLGDLTFASNTASEQQDIFANTASFPSQVSAANPSVVLQQPVSTNFPSQAPQPAVAGPPPVTHAAPTAFAPSQAPQAAPAFAYSQAPYPAAANQSQVPQAASTSFAPSQAPQPVAPNVPSGQSNFFMQPASGAGFDSQSGVPLQNGAPSYIPSQTSQFTAPANQQPSQPSFLPQTGTSAPQPALISRGASQPLGVPNSVPSATSFPLQSSSSAPPETLISALQVSQTEPVKKFEPKSKLWSDTLSRGLVNLDISGPKANPHADIGVDFDSINRKEKRQEKKINQAPVVSTVTMGKAMGAGSGIGRSGAGSMAPPPNPMGAGRPMGMGMGTGAGYGGGMGMNRPMGMGMGMGMGMGMNQQQMGMGMGMNQQPMGMGMGMNQQPMGGMNVGMGMNQGMPMRPPMGMGPGGMPGAGYNQMGAAYGGQQPYGGYR; encoded by the exons ATGAAGAAAGTGTTCGATCAGACGGTCCGAGACTT AAAAAGAGAGGTGAACAAGAAGGTCCTCAAGGTTCCCGGAATAGAACAAAAG ATTCTTGATGCTACAAGCAATGAGCCATGGGGCCCGCATGGATCCCTCCTGGCAGACATTGCTCAAGCAACGAATAACTA TCATGAGTACCAGATGATCATGAATATTGTGTGGAAGAGGATCAATGACACTGGTAAAAATTGGCGGCATGTTTACAAG GGGTTGATTGTCTTGGACTACCTGGTTGCACATGGTACTGAGCGAGTTATTGATGACATAAGAGAGCATTCTTATCAGATATCG ACACTTGCTGACTTCCAGTACATTGATTCTTCTGGGAGAGATCAAGGCAGCAATGTACGGAGGAAATCCCAGAGCCTTGTTAGTTTagttaatgataaagaaagaaTACAGGAAGTTAGGCAGAAAGCCCTCACTACCAGGGACAA GTACCGGAGTGCATTTGCCACCAGTGGAACACACAGGAGCCCAGGTGGATATGGTGGTGGTTATGACAATGATCGCTATGAGGGCAGCTATGGCAGTAGATATGATAACAGAAATGGAAATGGGAGGGAAAGAGAATATGGATACAGGGACGAAGACAGATATGGTGGTCCTGGAGACACACCCAATCGGGAAGGAGATCGTTATTCCAGAGATTCTAGTGAGCGCTATGGTAGAGATTATAGAGAAGATGAATACAAAGGAAGTCATAGCAACCATGAATATGCTGAAGGATCAGGCCGCAGGAGCTATGGTCGGGAAAGGGATTCATATGGGGATGATGAAGCCTATTCATCCcg TGGCCGTGGCAGCAATGCTGATGGGCCTACCCAGGATGAGAG GCCTATAGAACGAAAGCTATCTAACCAGCAGATTGCCTCACCACCACCAAACTATGAAGATGTTACAAGAGATGGCCAGGACAATCTTCCCAATGACAG AAATGGAGGAAGTGTTCCTGCTGCCGTACCAAAGGTGTCTTCTCCTCCTGTTCCTGCAACAAGTGTTCCTGCAGAACAGGTGAATGGGGTTCACGATAGTACTGTCGAAGATGTACCTGCACCCCCAACTGCTCATGCTGAGCCTAATGGATTTGATGAGTTTGATCCACGTGGATCTGTACTAG ATTCTTCTCCTCCCGTGAACCCTGCGCCAGTGGTGAATAGCTTAGAGATGGATTTATTTGGATCAGATCCTATTAGTTCACTGGCTTTGGTATCTGTGCCTCAACCAACAACCACATCAAATGTTGAGCCACCAGCAAATTCAGGTTTTGAGACAAATGATTTTATGGGCATGCCACCAACTTCCTCTGGATTTGGCGAG ATTGATGCCTCAAATCCTTTCGGGGATCCTACTCCTTTCAAGGCGGTTCATGATGAAAGTCCTGCAGTTCCTCAGACAAATGCTGCGCCTGCTGGTTCTATTCAGTCTACTGGACCTGGTGCAGATGCAAATCCTTTCCAGGCTGCCTCAGCCGCAAGCTTTGGTTTTGGAGATACTCTTGGTGACCTCACTTTTGCTTCAAACACTGCTTCTGAGCAGCAAGATATTTTTGCAAACACAGCCTCCTTTCCTTCACAGGTATCAGCTGCGAATCCATCCGTGGTTCTCCAACAGCCAGTTTCTACTAATTTCCCCTCTCAGGCACCTCAGCCTGCAGTTGCTGGGCCACCGCCTGTTACTCATGCTGCTCCCACAGCATTTGCTCCTTCTCAAGCACCTCAGGCTGCTCCTGCGTTTGCTTATTCACAAGCACCTTATCCTGCTGCTGCCAACCAGTCTCAGGTTCCCCAGGCTGCCTCCACATCATTTGCTCCTTCACAGGCACCTCAACCTGTAGCACCAAATGTGCCATCAGGCCAGTCAAACTTCTTTATGCAACCAGCATCAGGGGCTGGTTTTGATAGCCAATCTGGGGTTCCTTTACAGAATGGAGCTCCATCCTACATTCCTTCACAGACTTCTCAGTTCACTGCCCCGGCAAACCAACAACCATCTCAGCCAAGCTTCCTCCCACAAACTGGGACATCAGCTCCGCAGCCAGCTTTGATTTCTCGGGGAGCATCCCAGCCTCTTGGTGTGCCAAATTCAGTACCTTCTGCCACTAGCTTCCCGTTGCAGTCAAGTTCATCAGCTCCCCCAGAAACACTCATTTCAGCCTTGCAAGTTAGTCAGACTGAGCCAGTGAAGAAATTCGAGCCCAAATCTAAACTTTGGTCTGATACTCTGAGCCGGGGTCTAGTCAATCTGGACATTTCTGGAC CAAAAGCAAACCCTCATGCCGATATTGGAGTTGACTTTGATTCAATCAATCGCAAGGAGAAAaggcaagaaaagaaaataaaccaAGCACCTGTGGTGTCTACAGTCACCATGGGCAAAGCCATGGGAGCTGGTTCCGGCATTGGCCGGTCTGGTGCTGGTTCAATGGCACCCCCTCCCAACCCAATGGGTGCAGGCAGGCCCATGGGCATGGGTATGGGCACTGGTGCTGGTTATGGTGGCGGCATGGGGATGAATCGGCCAATGGGcatggggatggggatggggatgggaATGGGAATGAACCAACAACAGATGGGAATGGGGATGGGGATGAACCAACAACCGATGGGAATGGGGATGGGGATGAACCAACAACCGATGGGAGGAATGAACGTGGGGATGGGGATGAACCAGGGGATGCCGATGCGGCCTCCTATGGGAATGGGTCCTGGTGGAATGCCCGGTGCTGGCTACAATCAAATGGGTGCTGCATACGGTGGTCAGCAGCCATACGGAGGATACAGGTGA
- the LOC117841475 gene encoding E3 ubiquitin-protein ligase WAV3, which produces MESRWRKAKMSLGLNLCVYVPRTLEGDDSNSPNTGSSTAALVSPVASSSSAATSANTTPTAASAEQSNGKANAGAGALMPTTPTPTSAGLRLSKSGSKSFKKTCAICLTTMKPGQGHALFTAECSHTFHFHCISANVKHGSSSCPVCRIKWKELPFRGPLPAELPQVNARINPGNGYQNGGHMTILRPLPRARSSGRLHHLAALLPDNDPSTFNDDEPLELSCEATEDPQQGSLRTVEIKTHPEFTEVPENTSERNFTVLIHLKAPLAQHLQTPSNLEDSKGPCTTRAPVDLITVLDVSGSMAGTKLALLKRAMGFVIQNLGSSDRLSVIAFSSSARRLFPLRRMTESGRQQSLMAVNSLTSNGGTNIAEGLRKGSKVIEERKAKNPVCSIILLSDGQDTYTVSPTAGVHKGAPEYCALLPSTNGNQQVPVHVFGFGADHDSVSLHSISQTSGGTFSFIETEAAIQDAFAQCIGGLLSVVAQGLHVKVESLHPDVHFGSIRSGSYSSRVSDDKRNGSIDVGDLYAEEERDFLVSVNVPPGYGETALLKVGCVYKDPLMKETVNMADVQVKISRPAFVSVQSVSIEVDRQKNRLHAAEVMAEARFSAERGDLTNAVSLLEDCRRMIMGSASGQSGDRLCQALDAELKEMQDRMANRQRYEASGRAYVLSGLSSHSWQRATARGDSTDSESLIQAYQTSSMVDMLLRSQTMSRSSTPRQTPQMRHAKSFPARPQPR; this is translated from the exons ATGGAGAGCAGATGGCGGAAGGCCAAGATGTCGCTGGGGCTCAACCTCTGCGTCTACGTGCCCCGGACGCTGGAAGGCGACGACTCCAACTCGCCCAACACAGgctcctccacggcggcgcTCGTGTCGCCCGTGGCGTCCTCGTCATCCGCCGCCACGAGCGCCAACACCACCCCGACGGCCGCTTCGGCGGAGCAGAGCAACGGCAAGGCGAacgccggtgccggcgcgcTGATGCCGACCACaccgacgcccacctccgccggcctccgcctctcCAAATCCGGCAGCAAATCCTTCAAG aaaaCATGTGCCATATGCCTGACCACAATGAAGCCTGGTCAGGGCCATGCTCTCTTCACAGCTGAGTGCTCGCATACCTTCCACTTCCATTGTATTTCTGCAAATGTTAAGCATGGAAGCAGCAGCTGCCCAGTTTGCCGTATCAAATGGAAGGAGCTTCCATTTCGGGGCCCGTTGCCTGCTGAATTACCCCAAGTAAATGCAAGGATTAATCCAGGTAATGGGTATCAAAATGGAGGCCATATGACTATATTGCGACCACTTCCTCGTGCTCGCTCTTCTGGTAGGCTTCATCATCTGGCCGCATTGCTGCCTGACAATGACCCTAGTACTTTCAACGATGATGAACCCTTGGAATTGTCATGTGAAGCAACTGAAGACCCTCAGCAGGGCAGTTTGAGAACAGTAGAGATAAAGACACATCCTGAGTTCACTGAAGTACCTGAAAACACGTCAGAAAGAAACTTCACTGTTCTAATTCATCTTAAGGCACCCCTTGCTCAGCATTTGCAGACACCCAGCAATCTCGAAGATAGCAAAGGACCATGCACAACTCGCGCCCCTGTTGATCTCATCACAGTTCTTGATGTTAGTGGAAGCATGGCTGGTACCAAACTTGCATTGTTAAAGAGGGCTATGGGATTTGTCATTCAAAACCTTGGCTCTTCAGATCGTCTTTCCGTCATCGCCTTCTCATCATCTGCACGCAGGCTCTTCCCCCTTCGTAGGATGACTGAGTCTGGCCGACAGCAAAGCTTGATGGCTGTTAATTCATTGACATCAAATGGCGGGACCAATATCGCAGAGGGCCTCAGGAAAGGCTCCAAGGTTATCGAAGAACGCAAGGCCAAGAATCCAGTCTGCAGCATCATCCTTTTATCGGATGGTCAAGATACCTACACGGTCTCGCCAACTGCTGGTGTTCACAAAGGAGCACCTGAGTATTGTGCGCTCTTGCCATCCACTAATGGTAACCAGCAGGTACCTGTTCATGTCTTTGGATTTGGTGCTGACCATGACTCAGTCTCGCTGCACTCCATTTCACAAACTTCTGGTGGGACCTTTTCATTCATTGAGACAGAGGCTGCTATACAAGATGCATTTGCTCAGTGCATTGGTGGGCTTCTGAGTGTAGTTGCACAAGGTCTGCATGTAAAGGTGGAGAGCCTCCATCCTGACGTGCACTTTGGCTCCATCAGATCAGGCAGCTATTCTAGCAGAGTTTCAGACGATAAGAGGAATGGCTCCATAGATGTTGGAGACCTGTATGCTGAAGAGGAAAGGGATTTTCTCGTGTCTGTAAACGTTCCCCCAGGCTATGGGGAAACAgcacttctcaaggttggcTGTGTCTACAAAGATCCACTGATGAAGGAGACTGTGAATATGGCTGATGTGCAAGTGAAGATCTCCAGGCCAGCATTCGTCTCAGTACAAAGCGTGTCTATCGAGGTGGACCGCCAGAAGAACCGTCTTCATGCAGCTGAGGTCATGGCCGAAGCAAGGTTTTCTGCAGAGCGTGGTGACCTGACAAATGCTGTCTCGTTACTAGAAGACTGCAGGAGAATGATCATGGGATCAGCATCAGGACAGTCCGGTGATCGTTTGTGCCAAGCATTGGATGCTGAGCTGAAGGAGATGCAAGATAGGATGGCCAATCGCCAAAGGTATGAGGCATCTGGTCGGGCGTATGTCCTCTCAGGCTTGAGTTCCCACTCATGGCAGAGGGCAACCGCACGCGGTGACTCCACAGACAGTGAGAGCCTAATCCAGGCCTATCAGACTTCATCTATGGTGGACATGCTGCTGCGCTCACAAACAATGAGCCGCTCGTCAACCCCTCGACAAACTCCACAGATGAGGCATGCAAAATCATTCCCAGCGCGCCCACAGCCAAGGTAA